The following proteins come from a genomic window of Montipora foliosa isolate CH-2021 chromosome 2, ASM3666993v2, whole genome shotgun sequence:
- the LOC137992220 gene encoding bifunctional peptidase and arginyl-hydroxylase JMJD5-like, translating to MDSSKTFLFVILLELLSFSRLDGYEPFSDHFKSNSCGNQYSERCQSGKNGITTEEMFRHGHMKPFGSHRPPDFIVEELPYMISPQDFYMNYVAKHKPVVFKGAVKYWPAYMKWTDEYLNSTYGNETFKMETRDDDKWNIPPNMKLHEFLNQYNYSDRYLVDEVLPDMRKDVILPLCLRCEEMSSYFFVSYFWMSTGETSSSIHIDTDENLLCVIRGHKVVLLVSPIYSTYLYSDKSRVLGVSDINPRAVDLEKYPDVMKVRYQQAIVEEGDIIYIPQMWWHQVVSRPERQQAVALWWKSKPSVKKNGRLATPLKGDDTNREKYSFGNILAQYEMWVQDVSDSVERLTCKEQQKFMSEYQFETDKVEDAPRTLGDGGHLEEELGLNSDEIDKIEGLLLPDLVPCNFDYNNEKCPCRYQPCIEDEEDLRCVKYSLDYCVHYEDRGCVIMLPHMMNKLSASDYQQIKQTPSEFLPDL from the exons ATGGATTCCTCAAAGACATTTCTTTTTGTTATACTCCTCGAGTTGTTATCTTTCTCACGCCTTGACGGCTATGAGCCATTTTCAGACCATTTCAAATCAAATTCTTGTGGAAATCAGTATAGTGAAAGATGTCAAAGTGGCAAGAATGGTATTACCACAGAGGAGATGTTTAGACATGGTCACATGAAGCCCTTTGGGTCACACCGTCCTCCAGATTTCATTGTTGAGGAACTTCCCTACATGATTTCCCCACAGGACTTCTATATGAATTATGTGGCAAAGCATAAGCCAGTTGTTTTCAAAG GTGCAGTGAAATACTGGCCTGCGTACATGAAGTGGACTGATGAGTACCTGAACTCAACATACGGCAATGAAACCTTCAAGATGGAGACCAGGGATGATGACAAATGGAACATTCCACCAAACATGAAACTCCATGAATTTCTAAATCAGTACAACTATTCAGATCGCTATTTGGTCGACGAAGTCCTCCCAGATATGAGGAAAGATGTAATACTCCCTTTGTGCCTTCGTTGCGAAGAAATGAGCTCTTacttttttgtttcatatttttggATGAGCACTGGTGAAACATCTTCATCTATCCATATTGACACGGATGAAAATCTTCTGTGCGTCATACGTGGACACAAGGTTGTACTCTTGGTGTCACCAATATATTCAACGTATCTGTACTCTGACAAATCAAGAGTTCTGGGTGTGTCTGATATCAACCCCAGGGCTGTAGACCTTGAGAAATATCCTGATGTTATGAAGGTCCGATATCAGCAGGCAATAGTGGAGGAAGGAGATATCATCTATATTCCACAGATGTGGTGGCATCAAGTTGTTTCCAG ACCCGAGCGTCAACAGGCTGTGGCCTTGTGGTGGAAATCAAAGCCTTCAGTGAAAAAGAACGGACGTCTTGCAACTCCCTTGAAGGGCGATGATACGAACAGAG aaaaatattcttttgggaacATCTTAGCCCAGTACGAAATGTGGGTGCAGGATGTGAGTGACAGTGTTGAAAGACTTACCTGTAAGGAACAGCAGAAGTTTATGAGCGAGTATCAGTTTGAAACAGATAAAGTTGAGGACGCACCGAGAACTCTTGGAGATGGAGGACACTTGGAAGAG GAACTGGGCTTGAATTCAGATGAAATAGATAAGATAGAAGGTCTGCTGCTCCCTGATTTGGTTCCATGCAATTTTGACTACAACAATGAAAAATGCCCGTGTCGATACCAGCCGTGCATAGAAGATGAAGAGGACCTTAGGTGTGTGAAATACTCTCTGGACTATTGTGTGCATTATGAAGATCGAGGGTGTGTAATTATGCTTCCACATATGATGAACAAGCTTAGCGCCTCTGATTATCAGCAAATAAAGCAAACACCTTCCGAGTTTTTACCAGATTTGTAA